In Mauremys reevesii isolate NIE-2019 linkage group 20, ASM1616193v1, whole genome shotgun sequence, the following are encoded in one genomic region:
- the SDF2 gene encoding stromal cell-derived factor 2, translating into MRRWRVPGPRLLILVVGLGAAAGSEPGPVTCGSVVKLLNVRHNVRLHSHDVRYGSGSGQQSVTGVSAVDDSNSYWRVRGKTSMVCERGTPVQCGQSIRLTHINTGRNLHSHHFTSPLSGNQEVSAFGEDGEGDYLDDWTVLCSGTYWVRDGEVRFKHSSTDMLLSVTGEQYGRPIHGQKEVHGMSYSNQNNNWKVMEGIFMKPSELLKTDSYHAEL; encoded by the exons ATGCGGCGCTGGCGAGTCCCGGGGCCCCGGCTCCTAATACTGGTGGTGGGCCTGGGCGCGGCGGCGGGCTCCGAGCCCGGCCCGGTCACCTGCGGCTCCGTAGTGAAGCTGCTCAACGTCCGCCACAACGTCCGGCTCCACTCGCACGACGTGCGCTACGGATCTG GTAGTGGGCAGCAGTCAGTGACGGGCGTCTCTGCTGTGGACGACAGTAACAGTTACTGGAGAGTTCGGGGAAAGACATCCATGGTCTGTGAGAGGGGGACTCCTGTGCAATGTGGGCAGTCTATCCGGCTGACCCACATCAACACAGGGCGAAACCTGCACAGCCATCACTTCACGTCGCCTCTCTCAGGAAACCAG GAAGTCAGCGCGTTTGGGGAGGATGGCGAGGGAGACTACCTGGATGACTGGACTGTTCTGTGCAGTGGGACCTACTGGGTGCGGGATGGCGAGGTACGGTTCAAGCACTCATCTACTGACATGCTCCTGTctgtgactggggagcagtatgGGCGACCTATCCATGGCCAAAAGGAAGTCCATGGCATGTCCTACTCCAACCAGAACAACAACTGGAAGGTGATGGAGGGGATCTTCATGAAACCCA